A genomic segment from Gemmatimonadaceae bacterium encodes:
- a CDS encoding M28 family peptidase, protein MSRIHSMLPLAVILAGAGCATVPPSTDQSRVEPAVVAAAPAQQRGHLVQPREIDAHIRFLASDLLEGRAPATRGGRLAAEYIASQLRLFGVEPGVNGSYFQEFPIEVVGADRSKLFVVAGGRASARLRYPEDVVVWAGSAAPRSEASGELIFVGYGTTAPEFRWDDFKDVDVRGKILLVLVNDPPETAAEPNLFGGRAMTYYGRWTYKFEEAERRGAAGMLIVHTTERAGYPWHTVVGSWAKEQRMLPRPATGPAPIGVRGWITDSAATALLSQAGVDLGQLTRSAESRDFRPVSTGINVSMSFPNTVERLQAVNVVGVVPGTDPVKRGEYVAYTAHFDHLGIGPPVNGDSIYNGASDNASGVAVILGVANSAANSPRVMRSQLFVFVDAEESGLLGSEYYAAHPTVPIDRIIANLNVDGGNLLGRARTLRVLGDTKSSLGSMLAELVRADTVTIEPDTHPERGYFYRSDHFSFAKVGVPSASIGAGVQFVGRPEGWGVEQNEDYTAHRYHQPSDEYRPDFDLTGAAQLAGIAYRFGSWLADSPVVPTWNQDAEFRALRPGGE, encoded by the coding sequence ATGTCCAGAATCCATTCGATGCTGCCGCTCGCCGTGATCCTCGCCGGCGCCGGCTGCGCCACCGTTCCGCCGTCGACCGACCAGAGCCGCGTGGAGCCCGCGGTGGTGGCCGCGGCTCCGGCGCAGCAGCGCGGGCACCTCGTGCAACCCCGCGAGATAGACGCGCACATACGCTTCCTCGCTTCCGATCTGCTTGAGGGAAGGGCGCCGGCCACGCGCGGCGGCAGGCTCGCCGCGGAGTACATCGCGTCGCAGCTGCGCCTGTTCGGCGTCGAGCCCGGCGTGAACGGCTCGTACTTCCAGGAGTTCCCGATCGAGGTGGTAGGCGCGGACCGGTCGAAGCTTTTCGTCGTGGCGGGCGGCCGCGCGAGCGCGCGCCTGCGCTACCCGGAGGACGTCGTCGTGTGGGCCGGCTCCGCCGCGCCGCGGAGCGAAGCATCGGGAGAGCTGATTTTCGTCGGGTATGGCACCACTGCCCCCGAGTTCCGCTGGGACGACTTCAAGGACGTTGACGTCCGCGGCAAGATCCTCCTCGTGCTGGTGAATGACCCGCCCGAGACGGCGGCCGAGCCGAATCTGTTCGGCGGGCGCGCGATGACGTACTACGGCCGATGGACGTACAAGTTCGAGGAGGCCGAGCGGCGCGGCGCCGCGGGAATGCTCATCGTGCACACCACCGAGCGCGCCGGCTACCCCTGGCACACGGTCGTCGGATCGTGGGCAAAGGAGCAGCGGATGCTGCCGCGCCCCGCGACCGGCCCCGCGCCGATCGGAGTGCGCGGCTGGATCACCGACAGCGCGGCGACCGCGCTGCTCTCGCAGGCGGGCGTCGATCTCGGGCAGTTGACGCGCTCGGCGGAATCGCGCGATTTCCGCCCGGTTTCGACCGGCATCAACGTGTCGATGTCGTTCCCCAACACCGTCGAGCGGTTGCAGGCGGTGAACGTCGTGGGGGTAGTCCCCGGCACGGATCCAGTGAAGCGCGGCGAGTACGTCGCGTACACCGCCCACTTCGATCATCTCGGCATCGGCCCGCCCGTGAACGGCGACTCGATCTACAACGGCGCGTCCGACAACGCGTCCGGCGTCGCGGTGATCCTCGGCGTGGCGAATTCGGCCGCAAATTCGCCGCGCGTCATGCGATCCCAGCTTTTCGTGTTCGTGGACGCGGAGGAGTCCGGATTGCTCGGGTCCGAGTATTACGCCGCGCATCCGACCGTGCCGATCGACAGGATCATCGCCAACCTCAACGTGGACGGCGGAAATCTCCTCGGCAGAGCGCGGACGCTGCGCGTGCTCGGCGACACGAAGAGCTCGCTCGGCTCGATGCTGGCCGAGCTCGTGCGGGCCGACACCGTCACCATCGAGCCGGATACGCACCCCGAGCGCGGCTACTTCTACCGCTCGGACCATTTCTCCTTCGCCAAGGTCGGCGTGCCTTCGGCGTCGATCGGCGCCGGCGTGCAGTTCGTCGGACGGCCCGAGGGGTGGGGGGTCGAGCAGAACGAGGACTACACCGCGCACAGGTATCACCAGCCGTCCGACGAGTACCGGCCCGATTTCGATCTGACGGGCGCGGCGCAGCTCGCGGGCATCGCATACCGGTTCGGGAGCTGGCTCGCCGATTCGCCGGTCGTCCCGACGTGGAATCAGGACGCCGAGTTCCGCGCGCTGCGGCCGGGAGGGGAGTGA
- a CDS encoding patatin-like phospholipase family protein, with protein MTALLPERIALVLGGGGLKGFAHIGVLRALEERGVVPSLLAGTSIGALIAAAAAGGTSVGTMEERALAVRRRDVFRLNRLGMVRDRQRAVSIYLEAPLRELCEAVAPAASFDELDIPVLVNTVDLEQAAQVVWGLPGLRDVHVPDAVYASCALPGFFPPGIVAGRVCADGGIIDNLPVTIAAQGMDAVIAVDVGSAEIIRREDILTHGFGSIYMRAASSMMHALQLVPLMHWAGPPMLLIRPKVSHIGWFSFSRTSELISAGYDAASEALDFYDSAFEQESGVYPRRDMRIEVDKAKCIGCGLCAALAPDLMGMGTDGKAFSRERVVSWSPADGDFVHHCPTFAIAAERVGAEPATALEGTQANETVTSD; from the coding sequence ATGACCGCACTGCTCCCGGAACGGATCGCGCTGGTACTCGGCGGAGGCGGCCTCAAGGGGTTCGCGCATATCGGCGTGCTGCGCGCGCTCGAGGAGCGCGGAGTCGTGCCCAGCCTCCTGGCTGGCACGAGCATCGGCGCGCTCATCGCCGCCGCCGCCGCGGGCGGGACGAGCGTCGGCACGATGGAGGAGCGCGCGCTCGCCGTGCGGCGGCGCGACGTTTTCCGCCTGAACCGGCTGGGGATGGTCCGCGACAGGCAGCGAGCGGTTTCGATCTACCTCGAGGCGCCGCTCCGCGAGCTGTGCGAAGCGGTGGCGCCCGCGGCGTCGTTCGACGAGCTCGACATACCGGTGCTGGTCAACACGGTCGACCTCGAGCAGGCCGCGCAGGTGGTGTGGGGTCTGCCCGGACTGCGCGACGTTCACGTGCCCGACGCGGTGTACGCGTCCTGCGCGCTCCCCGGGTTCTTTCCTCCGGGCATCGTTGCCGGGCGAGTCTGCGCCGACGGCGGAATCATCGACAACCTCCCCGTCACCATCGCGGCCCAGGGGATGGACGCGGTGATAGCGGTGGACGTCGGCAGCGCCGAGATCATCCGCCGCGAGGACATCCTCACGCACGGCTTCGGCTCGATCTACATGCGCGCGGCCTCGTCCATGATGCACGCGCTGCAGCTCGTCCCGCTTATGCACTGGGCGGGCCCGCCGATGCTCCTCATCCGGCCCAAGGTCTCCCACATCGGCTGGTTCAGCTTCTCCCGCACCTCGGAGCTGATCTCCGCCGGGTACGACGCGGCGAGCGAGGCGCTCGATTTCTACGACAGCGCCTTCGAGCAGGAGAGCGGCGTGTATCCGCGCCGCGACATGCGCATAGAGGTGGACAAGGCCAAGTGCATCGGCTGCGGGCTGTGCGCCGCGCTGGCGCCGGACCTCATGGGCATGGGCACCGACGGCAAGGCATTCTCCCGCGAGCGCGTGGTGAGCTGGTCCCCCGCGGACGGCGACTTCGTGCACCACTGCCCGACGTTCGCGATAGCAGCCGAGCGCGTGGGCGCGGAGCCGGCGACCGCGTTGGAAGGGACGCAAGCCAATGAAACAGTGACTAGTGACTAG